The following proteins are encoded in a genomic region of Gemmatimonadaceae bacterium:
- a CDS encoding aminotransferase class I/II-fold pyridoxal phosphate-dependent enzyme has protein sequence MNPRHQRRMRFPDASGPVEGVPADGAPATTDMLAKAYAYTRPQEVKALGLYPYFLAVEQSDATEVMVEGVRRVMVGSNNYLGLTNDPRVLEAASAALRKYGSACTGSRFLNGNTDLHDRLETELAQLMGKEAALVFPTGYQANLGVIAALAGPGDVLLLDKLNHASIVDGAVLSGAEVVRFRHGDLAHLDARLNRAVGRPKMVIVEGVFSMEGDLADIPKIADLCDSHSALLVVDDAHGVGVFGETGAGVCEHYGAVPRVDLIVGTFSKSFASIGGFVAGDEAVISYLRHTARPLIFSASIPASACATVLTAIEIMRQEPERRERLWQNARRMQRELSGLGFDTLGSQSPIVPVIVGGTLRTFELWKRLLDAGVFTNPVIAPAVPATSGRIRTSYMATHTDAQLDFVLDAFQRVGREMDLI, from the coding sequence GTGAATCCGAGACACCAGCGCAGAATGCGCTTTCCCGACGCGTCCGGCCCTGTTGAAGGGGTGCCCGCGGACGGCGCCCCCGCGACCACCGACATGCTGGCGAAGGCCTACGCCTATACGCGCCCGCAGGAGGTCAAGGCCCTCGGACTCTATCCGTATTTCCTGGCCGTGGAACAGTCGGATGCCACCGAGGTCATGGTGGAAGGTGTCCGCCGGGTGATGGTCGGCTCCAACAATTACCTGGGGCTCACCAATGACCCCCGTGTTCTCGAGGCGGCGAGCGCCGCGCTCCGGAAATACGGCAGCGCGTGCACGGGGAGCCGATTCCTCAACGGCAATACCGATCTTCACGACCGCCTCGAGACGGAGCTGGCGCAGCTGATGGGAAAGGAAGCGGCGCTCGTTTTTCCGACCGGCTATCAGGCCAACCTCGGCGTCATAGCCGCGCTCGCGGGCCCGGGTGACGTGCTGCTCCTGGACAAGCTCAATCACGCCAGCATCGTGGATGGCGCGGTGCTTTCTGGCGCGGAAGTCGTTCGCTTCAGGCACGGCGATCTGGCGCACCTCGACGCCCGGCTGAATCGCGCCGTCGGCCGGCCGAAGATGGTGATCGTGGAAGGCGTCTTCAGCATGGAAGGCGACCTCGCGGACATCCCGAAGATCGCGGATCTCTGCGATTCGCATTCGGCGCTGCTCGTGGTTGATGACGCCCATGGAGTGGGCGTCTTCGGGGAGACCGGCGCCGGCGTGTGCGAGCATTACGGCGCTGTGCCGCGTGTGGACCTCATCGTCGGCACGTTCAGCAAGTCGTTCGCGTCCATCGGCGGATTCGTCGCCGGCGACGAAGCGGTCATATCGTATCTGCGCCACACGGCGCGCCCGCTCATCTTCAGCGCGTCCATTCCCGCATCGGCGTGCGCGACCGTTCTCACGGCGATCGAGATCATGCGGCAGGAGCCCGAGCGGCGGGAGCGCCTCTGGCAGAACGCCCGCCGGATGCAGCGCGAGCTTTCGGGACTCGGCTTCGATACCCTGGGCAGCCAGTCGCCGATCGTTCCGGTGATCGTCGGCGGAACGCTGCGCACGTTCGAGCTCTGGAAGCGGCTGCTCGACGCCGGAGTGTTCACGAATCCCGTCATCGCGCCGGCCGTTCCGGCCACGTCAGGGCGCATACGCACGTCCTACATGGCGACGCATACGGACGCGCAGCTCGACTTTGTTCTTGACGCGTTCCAGCGCGTCGGCCGCGAGATGGACCTGATCTGA
- a CDS encoding flippase-like domain-containing protein gives MSRRAQLILFAIGAIALTVLVARANPAQLVADVRGAGWAVPAIVVVYGVVYALNTVAWRLTMIETPRLSFSRAYVINVAAFAINYMTPFASIGGEPFKIIAASQWMGARNGAASVLNFRLVHMQAHLLVFLTGVALAFILLPAGTIATVLLVLITAVLLLLSALLFAIHREGVIERLFDLARRLPFLSRLASRLEPRRAALIEVDRQLRAFHHASPLRYYVSLAAEYGARVLSMFEFFIIARAVGHPVSFGSAFIIGGFSSLVVNLFFFMPFNVGSKEGGLYVIFAALGLPARLGLAAAVISRLRELSWIAIGLLLVLATRRSPGTYRDSQP, from the coding sequence ATGAGCCGGCGTGCGCAGCTCATCCTGTTCGCGATCGGGGCGATTGCGCTCACCGTGCTCGTCGCCCGCGCGAATCCGGCACAGCTCGTCGCCGACGTGCGCGGCGCCGGCTGGGCGGTCCCGGCAATCGTCGTGGTCTACGGCGTGGTCTACGCGCTCAACACCGTAGCCTGGCGTCTCACGATGATCGAGACGCCGCGGCTCTCGTTCTCGCGCGCGTACGTCATCAACGTCGCCGCTTTCGCCATCAACTACATGACGCCGTTCGCCAGCATCGGCGGCGAGCCGTTCAAGATAATCGCGGCGTCGCAATGGATGGGCGCGCGCAACGGCGCCGCGTCCGTACTCAACTTCCGGCTCGTGCACATGCAGGCGCACCTGCTGGTGTTCCTCACCGGCGTCGCCCTCGCGTTCATCCTTCTGCCGGCGGGGACGATCGCGACGGTGCTCCTCGTGCTCATCACCGCCGTCCTGCTTCTGCTCAGCGCGCTTCTGTTCGCGATTCACCGCGAAGGCGTGATAGAGCGATTGTTCGATCTCGCTCGCCGGCTTCCGTTCCTGAGCCGGCTGGCCAGCAGACTGGAGCCGCGCCGGGCGGCGCTCATCGAGGTGGACCGGCAGCTCCGCGCCTTCCACCACGCGAGCCCGCTGCGCTATTACGTGTCGCTCGCCGCGGAATACGGCGCGCGGGTGCTCTCGATGTTCGAATTCTTCATCATCGCCCGCGCGGTCGGACACCCGGTGAGCTTCGGCAGCGCGTTCATCATCGGCGGGTTCTCGTCCCTCGTCGTGAATCTCTTCTTCTTCATGCCGTTCAACGTCGGCTCGAAAGAGGGAGGGCTGTACGTGATCTTCGCGGCACTCGGGCTTCCCGCCCGGCTTGGGCTGGCGGCGGCGGTGATCAGCCGGCTGCGCGAACTCTCATGGATCGCGATCGGGCTGCTGCTCGTGCTGGCGACGCGGCGCTCGCCCGGAACCTATCGCGACAGCCAGCCCTGA
- a CDS encoding M20/M25/M40 family metallo-hydrolase, producing MPTIRRFSLVAMLAFVALPSLAGAQRATQRPVDWDAIAKEAQGILSQYLRINTTNPPGNELAAAHFLKDILDKEGIPAEIVDTADLGPGRANLYARLKGNGKKKAIALLHHMDVVSATPSQWKVDPFSGEVKDGYIWGRGAIDMKGEAVAHLMAMIALKRSGVPLNRDIVFIANADEEFTSTGGLTFVKNHADLLKDVEYLITEATENAVVDGKVKYFAVGVAEKRTFWQRLTVKGVPSHGSRPTKQNPVPRLVAALDKIAQYETPLHVTPGVDKFFRDISRLYPEPKKSWLADVTKALDNPEAREWILSDVYWNAYLRNTISLTGLNGSGKTNVIPPEATAEIDIRLLPDTDPAAMLATLQGIVGDTAVHWSTILQPKTPLESPTDTDLFRAIERAAKEREPTAFVTTPMQTGATDRPTYRKLGIITYAIDPFRTEQAERQMGVHGNNERLSIENVGFGVKYVYDILRYVQ from the coding sequence ATGCCGACTATCAGAAGATTCAGTCTCGTCGCAATGCTCGCATTCGTTGCGCTTCCCTCTCTCGCCGGCGCGCAGCGCGCCACGCAGCGTCCGGTTGACTGGGACGCCATCGCGAAGGAGGCGCAGGGAATCCTTTCGCAGTACCTGCGCATCAACACAACGAATCCACCGGGCAACGAGCTCGCCGCAGCGCATTTCCTGAAGGACATTCTCGACAAGGAAGGAATCCCCGCCGAGATCGTGGACACTGCCGATCTGGGACCGGGCCGGGCGAACCTCTACGCGCGTCTCAAGGGCAACGGGAAGAAGAAAGCGATAGCGCTGCTGCATCACATGGATGTCGTGTCTGCCACGCCGTCGCAGTGGAAGGTGGATCCTTTCTCGGGCGAGGTGAAGGACGGCTACATCTGGGGCCGGGGCGCGATAGACATGAAGGGCGAGGCCGTCGCGCATCTGATGGCGATGATCGCGCTCAAGCGCTCGGGCGTGCCACTCAACCGCGACATCGTCTTCATCGCCAATGCCGACGAGGAGTTCACGTCAACCGGCGGTCTGACGTTCGTGAAGAATCACGCCGATCTCCTCAAGGACGTCGAGTACCTCATCACCGAGGCGACAGAGAACGCGGTGGTCGATGGCAAGGTAAAATATTTCGCGGTCGGTGTGGCCGAGAAGCGGACGTTCTGGCAGCGTCTCACCGTGAAGGGAGTTCCGTCGCACGGCTCGCGTCCCACAAAGCAGAACCCCGTACCGCGTCTCGTCGCGGCGCTCGACAAGATCGCACAGTACGAGACTCCGCTGCACGTGACGCCGGGAGTGGACAAGTTCTTCCGCGACATCTCGCGTCTCTATCCCGAGCCAAAGAAGAGCTGGCTGGCGGACGTGACGAAGGCGCTGGATAATCCCGAAGCGCGCGAGTGGATCCTGAGCGACGTGTACTGGAACGCGTATCTCCGCAACACGATCTCGCTGACGGGGCTGAACGGATCGGGCAAGACGAACGTGATTCCGCCCGAAGCGACGGCCGAAATTGACATCCGCCTGCTGCCCGACACCGATCCGGCGGCAATGCTCGCCACGCTTCAGGGCATCGTCGGCGACACCGCGGTACACTGGAGCACGATCCTTCAACCCAAGACGCCGCTGGAGAGCCCGACAGATACCGATCTCTTCCGCGCGATCGAGCGGGCAGCGAAGGAGCGCGAGCCGACCGCGTTCGTCACGACGCCGATGCAGACCGGAGCGACCGACCGGCCGACGTATCGCAAGCTCGGTATCATCACCTACGCGATCGATCCGTTCAGGACCGAGCAGGCCGAGCGGCAGATGGGCGTGCATGGGAACAACGAGCGGCTTTCGATCGAGAACGTAGGGTTCGGAGTGAAATACGTGTACGACATTCTGAGGTACGTGCAGTAG
- a CDS encoding glycosyltransferase family 4 protein, with protein MRLLFVSHSLPPRGRPLENVGGMQRVSLDLHDSLLTHRGADVTTLVLRSPWNQRAWRTPVFLGAALREIRRLARSRDVDAILFSSMVTAALVVPLRSVLKRNGIVTASIVNGLDVTTPTWPYPSLVRRTFETLDLALPISRATAAASEARGLARTRCTVVPLGIRLDRFSPEQDHATARERIHTAYADAEATAPRLILCSVGRLVPRKGVAWFVANVMPLLPADVHYLIVGDGPERTRIEDTIRHHDLGARVKLTGAVSDSELEVVYRGSDLFVMPNVPVPGDIEGFGLVMLEAGLCGLPTIASQLEGIADVITEGENGHLVESGSVAEFRAAIMRYYDNPDRLGVASVRARLHTASRFGWAGVTDRYIEVMRELVEGPR; from the coding sequence ATGCGCCTGCTCTTCGTCTCGCATTCCCTTCCCCCGCGCGGACGGCCACTCGAGAACGTAGGCGGCATGCAGCGGGTCTCATTGGATCTGCACGACAGTCTGCTCACGCACCGTGGTGCCGACGTCACTACGCTCGTCCTGCGAAGCCCATGGAATCAGCGCGCCTGGCGCACGCCGGTCTTCCTCGGAGCCGCGCTGCGGGAGATCCGCCGCCTCGCGCGGAGCCGCGACGTTGACGCGATACTTTTTTCCTCGATGGTCACCGCAGCGCTCGTCGTTCCACTGCGTAGCGTTCTGAAGCGGAACGGCATCGTCACGGCGTCCATCGTGAATGGCCTCGACGTGACGACCCCGACGTGGCCCTATCCATCGCTGGTCCGCCGGACCTTTGAGACGCTGGACCTCGCCCTGCCGATCAGTCGCGCAACCGCCGCGGCGAGCGAAGCGCGAGGATTGGCGCGCACCAGGTGCACCGTCGTCCCACTCGGCATCAGACTGGACAGGTTCTCTCCAGAACAAGATCACGCCACGGCGAGGGAGAGGATTCACACCGCGTACGCGGATGCCGAGGCAACCGCACCGCGACTGATTCTCTGCAGCGTCGGACGGCTCGTGCCGCGGAAGGGAGTGGCGTGGTTCGTCGCCAACGTCATGCCGCTGCTTCCGGCCGATGTCCATTACCTGATCGTCGGCGACGGTCCGGAGCGCACACGCATCGAGGACACTATCCGCCACCACGACCTCGGCGCTCGCGTCAAGCTGACCGGCGCCGTTAGCGACTCGGAGCTCGAGGTCGTCTATCGCGGATCCGACTTGTTCGTGATGCCGAACGTGCCGGTGCCGGGTGACATCGAGGGGTTCGGCCTGGTGATGCTCGAGGCGGGGCTGTGCGGGCTGCCGACGATCGCGTCACAGCTCGAGGGAATTGCCGACGTCATCACCGAGGGGGAGAACGGCCATCTGGTTGAAAGCGGCAGCGTCGCGGAGTTCCGCGCGGCGATAATGCGCTACTACGACAACCCGGATCGGCTCGGCGTAGCGTCGGTCCGCGCGCGCCTGCATACCGCTTCGCGATTCGGATGGGCGGGGGTGACGGACAGATACATCGAGGTGATGCGAGAGCTGGTCGAGGGCCCCCGCTGA
- a CDS encoding MFS transporter has product MRHRDFRLFLIGRILGVIGWQMLQIALGWELYERTHSALALGMVGLVTAIPVVLLALPAGHLADRMDRKRIVVGAQLVFILMSLCLAAVSFSRGPIVIVYAILLVRGVAQAYNNPARSALLPRLVPAEVFGNAVTWSSSAFQTAAVVGPAIGGLVIALQHHATGAYVIDACLTSIYLVMLLAIRSDAGMSPDSTSAMALRPREPMTLQSLAAGMRFVKDTKVILAALTLDLFAVLFGGATALLPIFAKDILQVGPEGLGWLRAAPSVGALIVMVVIAHRRPMKRTGWTLILAVTGFGAATIVFGLSRSFGLSLAMLLILGGLDGISMIIRGTLVQLWTPDEMRGRVSAVNSVFIDMSNELGGFESGALAAVVGPTVAVVGGGIGTILVVAGAAAAWPELRKLGPLIPPQPG; this is encoded by the coding sequence CTGAGGCACCGCGATTTCCGGCTGTTTCTCATCGGCCGGATCCTCGGTGTCATCGGGTGGCAGATGCTGCAGATCGCGCTCGGATGGGAGTTGTACGAGCGCACGCATTCCGCGCTGGCGCTGGGAATGGTCGGTCTCGTCACGGCCATTCCGGTGGTGCTGCTGGCCCTCCCCGCTGGTCACCTGGCTGACAGGATGGATCGCAAGCGAATAGTCGTCGGCGCGCAGCTTGTGTTCATTCTCATGTCGCTCTGCCTCGCGGCTGTGTCCTTTTCGCGCGGGCCGATCGTCATCGTCTACGCGATCCTGCTCGTGCGCGGCGTCGCGCAGGCGTACAACAATCCGGCGCGATCGGCGCTGCTGCCGCGGCTCGTACCGGCGGAAGTGTTCGGCAATGCCGTGACGTGGTCGAGCAGCGCGTTCCAGACGGCGGCTGTCGTGGGGCCGGCGATCGGCGGGCTTGTGATCGCGCTGCAACACCACGCCACCGGCGCATACGTGATTGATGCATGTCTCACGTCCATCTACCTCGTCATGCTGCTGGCGATCCGAAGCGACGCAGGGATGAGCCCGGATTCGACGAGCGCGATGGCGCTCAGGCCGCGTGAGCCGATGACGCTGCAGTCGCTTGCCGCCGGGATGAGATTCGTGAAGGACACGAAGGTAATTCTCGCCGCGCTCACGCTCGATCTGTTCGCCGTGCTTTTCGGCGGCGCCACCGCGCTGCTACCGATATTCGCGAAGGATATCCTGCAAGTCGGACCCGAGGGTCTCGGCTGGCTCCGCGCGGCGCCATCCGTCGGAGCGCTGATCGTGATGGTTGTCATCGCGCACAGGCGGCCGATGAAGCGCACGGGATGGACGCTGATTCTCGCGGTCACGGGATTCGGCGCCGCAACCATAGTGTTCGGTCTTTCGCGGTCCTTTGGACTGTCACTCGCGATGCTGCTGATCCTCGGCGGGCTGGATGGAATCAGCATGATCATTCGCGGAACTCTCGTTCAGCTATGGACGCCGGACGAGATGCGCGGGCGCGTGTCCGCCGTGAACAGCGTATTCATTGACATGTCGAACGAGCTCGGCGGATTCGAGTCGGGTGCGCTCGCCGCGGTGGTGGGTCCGACTGTCGCCGTGGTGGGCGGCGGAATCGGGACCATACTCGTCGTCGCCGGGGCGGCGGCGGCGTGGCCCGAGCTGAGAAAACTCGGACCGCTGATACCACCTCAGCCCGGCTGA
- a CDS encoding NAD-dependent epimerase/dehydratase family protein, which translates to MPERPRVALVTGASGFIGSHLVEALVARGWRVRCLVRRSSVLRWLPTDDVTLINGDIAVPGEDLERAVRNVSVVFHLAGLTSAVNEQSYTSANVEGTRNIVDAMRRAAPDALLVFCSSLAAAGPAPKRRPLNETDEPSPVSAYGRSKLTAERIVVESGLQYLIVRPPAVYGPRDTDILAAFRLAAHGLALRVAPESQQLSLVHAADLARGFVCAVEAEGRGLYYMTDGMIHTWDAVMEYVARGVGRKPRVFAVPPGIADAISRAERLRGLLTGSKPLLTPDRIRELSAGDWTCDDTRARLDVDYESTITLPEGLRTTAEWYRSQGWLSR; encoded by the coding sequence ATGCCTGAGCGTCCGCGCGTAGCGCTCGTTACGGGCGCATCGGGGTTCATCGGCAGCCACCTCGTCGAGGCGCTCGTTGCCCGCGGCTGGCGCGTGCGCTGCCTGGTACGGCGATCGAGTGTGCTGCGATGGCTTCCGACCGACGATGTGACGCTGATAAACGGGGACATCGCAGTGCCGGGCGAGGATCTCGAGCGCGCCGTGCGGAATGTCTCGGTCGTCTTTCATCTCGCCGGCCTCACTTCGGCGGTGAACGAGCAGTCCTACACCTCGGCCAACGTCGAGGGAACGCGCAATATCGTGGACGCCATGCGCCGCGCCGCGCCTGACGCTCTTCTCGTGTTCTGCTCGAGTCTTGCCGCGGCTGGCCCCGCGCCCAAGCGGCGCCCGTTGAACGAAACGGACGAGCCATCTCCGGTGAGTGCCTACGGCCGGTCGAAGCTCACCGCCGAGCGCATCGTCGTGGAGTCGGGCCTGCAGTATCTCATCGTCCGGCCGCCCGCCGTTTACGGACCGCGAGACACGGACATCCTCGCCGCGTTCCGCCTCGCCGCCCACGGGCTCGCGCTCCGCGTTGCGCCCGAGTCGCAGCAGCTATCGCTGGTGCACGCAGCAGACCTGGCGCGCGGCTTCGTGTGCGCGGTGGAAGCGGAGGGTCGCGGACTCTACTACATGACGGACGGGATGATCCACACCTGGGACGCGGTGATGGAGTACGTCGCGCGCGGGGTCGGTCGAAAGCCGAGGGTATTCGCGGTTCCCCCCGGAATTGCCGACGCGATCTCGCGGGCGGAACGACTGAGAGGATTGCTCACCGGCAGCAAGCCGCTCCTCACGCCCGACCGGATTCGCGAGCTGTCCGCGGGCGACTGGACGTGCGACGACACGCGTGCGCGACTGGATGTGGACTACGAATCCACGATCACGCTGCCGGAAGGATTGCGGACGACGGCGGAGTGGTACCGCTCTCAGGGCTGGCTGTCGCGATAG
- a CDS encoding hemolysin family protein translates to MNLLALQQGPVEHLGAGAVSARLGVVLLLVAVNAFFVAAEFALVAVRRSRIDEMADAGDRAARNVQKALNHLDRYIAGTQLGITVASLALGWVGEPAMAALIDGILGLFGLPPAGGGVHSGVALGFGFFVITFLHIVLGELAPKSLALVNPEGVAKVVTTPLRFFSRVMAPMIWLFNGAARSFLRLFGIASTSEVQSHSPEELRLLVMQARAHGTLNESDSAMLAGVFDFHEKKSRDVMRPRTDVVALDVESTEEEVWAVVREERYSRYPVYRESLDDVIGVFLAKDLWLRASSAPFSLAELTREPLYVPDSRAAERVLDDLRRTRAHMAVVLDEYGGTAGIITMEDLIEEVIGDIADEYDMASRSAIESNGVLELDGTMSLIDVRSDHRLQIPEGDWTTLGGYAFAKLGRLPRMGDRVPVPGGELEVIAMDGRRIAALRVHRTHPTPPNGSLDPLPASDRK, encoded by the coding sequence ATGAATCTCCTGGCCCTCCAGCAGGGTCCCGTCGAACACCTGGGCGCCGGTGCAGTTTCCGCGCGTCTGGGTGTCGTACTGCTTCTGGTAGCAGTCAACGCGTTCTTCGTGGCCGCCGAGTTCGCACTCGTCGCCGTCCGCCGGAGCCGCATTGATGAAATGGCCGACGCGGGCGACCGGGCGGCAAGAAACGTCCAGAAGGCCCTCAATCATCTGGACCGCTACATCGCCGGAACGCAACTCGGAATCACCGTTGCGTCCCTCGCCCTTGGCTGGGTCGGCGAGCCGGCGATGGCGGCTCTCATAGACGGCATCCTCGGACTGTTCGGTCTGCCGCCGGCCGGAGGTGGCGTGCACAGCGGAGTCGCCCTCGGCTTCGGCTTCTTCGTCATCACTTTCCTTCACATCGTGCTCGGGGAGCTGGCTCCGAAATCACTCGCGCTGGTCAATCCGGAGGGCGTAGCCAAGGTCGTAACCACCCCCCTGCGGTTCTTTTCGCGCGTGATGGCGCCGATGATCTGGCTGTTCAATGGGGCCGCCCGCTCGTTCCTGCGACTGTTCGGAATTGCTTCCACGTCGGAGGTTCAGAGCCACTCGCCAGAGGAGCTTCGGCTTCTCGTGATGCAAGCGCGCGCGCATGGGACGCTGAACGAGTCGGACAGCGCGATGCTGGCGGGTGTCTTCGACTTCCACGAGAAGAAATCGCGCGACGTGATGCGGCCGCGCACGGACGTCGTCGCGCTCGACGTCGAATCCACCGAGGAGGAGGTGTGGGCGGTGGTGCGTGAGGAGAGATACTCGCGCTATCCTGTCTACCGCGAGTCGCTCGACGATGTCATCGGCGTATTCCTCGCCAAGGACCTGTGGCTCCGCGCGAGCAGCGCGCCGTTCTCGCTTGCCGAACTGACCCGCGAGCCGCTGTATGTGCCCGATAGCAGGGCGGCCGAGCGAGTGCTCGACGACCTTCGGCGCACGCGGGCGCACATGGCGGTGGTGCTCGACGAATACGGCGGTACCGCCGGCATCATCACGATGGAAGATCTGATCGAAGAGGTGATCGGCGACATCGCCGACGAGTACGACATGGCGTCGCGCAGCGCGATCGAATCCAACGGCGTGCTCGAACTCGACGGAACGATGTCGCTGATTGACGTTCGCTCCGATCATCGGCTCCAGATCCCCGAAGGCGACTGGACGACGCTCGGTGGATACGCGTTCGCAAAGCTCGGCCGTCTGCCGCGCATGGGAGACCGGGTACCCGTGCCCGGGGGGGAGCTGGAGGTGATCGCGATGGACGGGCGGAGGATCGCCGCACTTCGCGTGCATCGCACGCATCCCACACCGCCGAACGGATCGCTCGATCCTCTGCCAGCGAGCGACCGCAAATAA
- a CDS encoding glycosyltransferase family 1 protein: MKISEMRIALFTGAYNHIADGVSLTLNRLVAFLEAKGAAVEVYAPTVPVPALQHAGTLVPVPSVQAPGRPDYRISTGMSARARASLTRFRPTLFHIATPDILGLTALRIARRTGTPVVSSYHTHFASYLDYYRLGMLEAPTWRYLRWFYSRCRQVYVPTPSMLAVLRSRGIAGDLRLWPRGVDSALFAPSRRSAAWRSQRGIGDDEVVVAFVSRLVTEKGLGVVSGVISGLRERGIPHRALIVGDGPERAAMEAALPGAIFEGHVTGEALATAYASSDIFLFPSETETFGNVTLEALSSGLPAVVADATGSNALVHDGDTGFLATPRDTGAFLDRVAMLIGDASLRARMGKAAREAAEGYEWSRILGQLASYYEELN; this comes from the coding sequence ATGAAGATTTCGGAAATGCGCATCGCGCTCTTCACCGGCGCCTACAACCATATAGCGGACGGCGTCTCCCTTACCCTCAACCGGCTCGTCGCATTTCTCGAGGCAAAGGGTGCCGCTGTCGAGGTTTACGCTCCCACCGTTCCCGTCCCCGCGCTGCAGCACGCCGGAACCCTCGTCCCAGTACCATCCGTACAGGCGCCGGGTCGGCCCGACTACCGGATATCCACTGGCATGTCGGCGAGGGCCCGCGCTTCCCTTACTCGATTTCGTCCCACGCTGTTTCACATCGCGACCCCCGATATCCTGGGGCTGACGGCGCTTCGCATCGCTCGCCGCACGGGGACGCCGGTGGTGTCGTCCTACCACACCCATTTCGCCTCCTATCTGGATTACTACCGTCTGGGGATGCTCGAAGCGCCGACCTGGCGATACCTGCGCTGGTTCTACTCGCGGTGCCGCCAGGTCTATGTTCCGACTCCATCAATGCTCGCGGTCCTCCGGTCCCGGGGTATTGCGGGCGACCTTCGGCTCTGGCCGAGGGGAGTTGATTCGGCGCTGTTCGCGCCCTCGCGACGTTCTGCTGCGTGGAGAAGCCAACGCGGGATCGGCGATGACGAAGTGGTTGTCGCGTTCGTGAGCCGGCTCGTGACGGAGAAGGGACTCGGGGTGGTGTCCGGTGTCATTTCGGGCCTGCGTGAGAGAGGGATTCCTCACCGCGCTCTGATCGTGGGCGACGGCCCCGAGCGAGCGGCAATGGAAGCCGCGCTTCCAGGGGCGATCTTCGAGGGACATGTCACCGGAGAGGCGCTCGCCACGGCGTATGCATCCTCCGACATTTTCCTCTTTCCGAGCGAGACAGAGACGTTCGGCAACGTGACGCTGGAGGCGCTATCATCGGGACTCCCGGCGGTGGTCGCCGACGCGACGGGAAGCAATGCGCTGGTGCATGACGGAGATACGGGATTTCTCGCCACGCCGCGCGATACCGGCGCATTTCTTGACCGCGTCGCGATGCTGATCGGAGACGCTTCGTTGCGGGCGCGCATGGGGAAAGCCGCACGCGAAGCTGCCGAGGGATACGAGTGGAGCAGGATTCTCGGTCAGCTTGCTTCATACTACGAAGAGTTGAATTAG